TCATCAGGTTGAAGCGGCCCAGCAGGGGGGAGCGGAAGTGGCCCGCGCCGAGCGGCGTCACCAGCCGCCCCCGGACCCCGCTGCTGTCCATCTCCAGGCTGTCGATGCGGAGATGGGCCGACGGATCCTCGAGCGAACTGGTCCAGCAACGCTCGCCCAGCTGCCGGGCCAGCTGGGCGCCCCAGGGGTCATCCCCATTGACCACGGCGTTCGGCGTGGCGCTCTCCAGCAGCAGTGGCGCCGCGAACAGACTCGCCTTGGCAGCGAAGTAGGCTTCCATGGACGGGTGGTAGTCCAGGTGGTCCTGGGTGAGGTTGGTGAACACGGCGCCGGCGAAGCGGCAGCCCGCCACCCGCTGCTGATCCAGGGCGTGGGAGCTCACCTCCATGGCCCCGATGCGGGCTCCGGCATCGGCCGCCTGGGCCAGCTGGGCCTGCAGCAGATCGGCGAAGGCCGTGGTGTGCTGGGCGGTCACGGCATAGCCGGGCCAGCGGTTCTCGAGGGTGCCGAACAGGGCCGCGGGGGTGCCGGCGGTGGCGGCCAGATGCTCGATCAGGTGGGTGGTGGTGGTCTTGCCGTTGGTGCCGGTCACCCCGATCAGGGCGAGGCGCTGGCTGGGCTCACCCCAGAAGGCGGCGGCCAGCAGCCCGGCCCAGCGGGCCACCGGCCCCTCCACCACCACCACCGGATCGGTGGTGGACGGCGGATCGGCGGCCGCGGCGGCGGTGCCCACCACGGCGGCGCAGGCGCCGGACTTCAGGGCCGAACGCCAGTAGGCGCCGCCATCCACCTGGGTGCCCGGCAGACCCACAAACAACGTGCCCGGGCCCACGCGGCGGGAGTCGCAGCTGATGGTGTGAACCGTGGCCTCGCCAAGGGCCTCGGGAACCTGCAATCCCACGTCGCGCAGGAGGGGGTGGAGCAGGTGGGTCATGGGCGGTGGCCGCTGGGAAATGGCGCCGTTCTAGGCGCTTCCCCCAGGAAAACCGTTCCTGTGCAACCAAACCAGCAGGGCCGTGTCCACCAGACGAGGCGGCACGCGAGGCAGCAACTGCTCCACCCCATCGCGGCGCCAGGCCAGCACCGGCACCTCCAGCCCGAAGCGCGCCGAGAGGGCCGGATCCCCATCCACGTTCACCACCTCCAGCTCAGGGGCGGGAGAGAGCGCGCGCAGCTTCTCTTCGAGGCCCTCACAGAGGCAGCAACCCGGACGGGAATAGAGCAGCAGCGCGGTCATGGGGGGAGCAGCGGGTCAGTCGGGCACCGGATCACAGCCGCAGGGCGTGAACGGATGGCAACGCAGCAGACGCCGCAGAGTGAGCCAGCTTCCACGCCAGGGGCCATGGCGGCGGATCGCCTCCAGGCCGTAGGCGCTGCAGCTGGGGATGAAACGACAGCGGGGTCCCAGCAGGGGGGACAGACAACGGCGGTAGCAGCCGATCAACCCCAGCAGCACCAGGGCGATCCAGCGGGAGGGGCCGGCGGAAAGGGCCGCGGCGTCCTGCCGAGACGGCCCACGGGGCAGCTTGACGGCGCTGGGGCCGTCCAGGTGCGGGATGAGCCCGAGCGCCTCAGGGCCAACCGATAGGATCGATCGCTGGCGCGTCAAGCGCGGGCTGCGGACGTTCTCCAGCATGCCCGAGCCGAGGCCGCCATGGGCCCCCGAATGGGGCCATCCCGTCCCACGACCCTGTTTTCATGTCCCGTTACCGCGGCCCTCGCCTGAGGATCACGCGGCGCTTGGGAGACCTTCCCGGTCTCACCCGTAAGTCCGCCAAGCGGTCTTATCCCCCCGGTCAGCACGGCCAAGCCCGTCGCAAGCGCTCCGAATACGCCATCCGTCTGGAAGAGAAGCAGAAGCTCCGCTTCAACTACGGCATCTCCGAGCGGCAGCTCGTTCGCTACGTCAAGAAGGCCCGCGCCCAGGGTGGTTCCAGCGGAACCAACCTGCTCAAGCTGCTCGAGAACCGCCTCGACAACATCTGTTTCCGCCTCGGCTTCGGCCCCACCGTGCCCGGTGCCCGCCAGCTGGTGAACCATGGCCACGTGACCGTGAACGGCCGCGTCGTGGACATCGCCAGCTACCAGTGCAAGCCCGGCGACGTGGTGGCCATCCGCGAGCGCAAGCAGAGCAAGAAACTGGCAGAAGGCAACCTCGAATTCCCTGGCCTGGCGAACATCCCGCCCCATCTGGAACTCGACAAGGCCAAGCTCTCCGCCAAGGTGATCAGCAAGTGCGAGCGCGAGTGGGTCGCCCTCGAGATCAACGAACTGCTGGTGGTGGAGTTCTACTCCCGCAAGGTCTGAGTGTCGGTGCTGCCTCTCGGGCCGCGTTCCGTGCCCCCGTCGGCAGCCCGTCACCCAGCCTCTTTTCCAGCCTCCGCCCCAGGGCGGGGGCTTTCTGTTGGGCTTCAGCCCCCCTGAATCAGGGCCTCCAGCGCCGCCGTCACATCCGGCTGGCGCATCAAAGCCTCCCCCACCAGCACCGCATCGGCACCGGCCTGCTGCACCCGGTCGAGGTCGTCGCGGCTGAACAGGCCCGACTCGCTCACCAGCAGGGCGCCGCGCTCCCGGATCGCCGCGCCATAGCCCTCCATGAGCTGCTCGGTGGTGGCCAGATCGGTGTGGAAGCTGGTGAGGTCGCGGTTGTTGATGCCGATCAGGCGCACCCCCTCGAGGGCCAGCACCCGCTCGAGCTCTGCGGCGTCATGCACTTCCACCAGCACGGCCAGGCCCAGGCTGCGGGCCACCTTGAGCAGGTAGGCCATGTCCTGGTCGCTGAGGATGGCGGCGATCAGGAGCGCGGCATCGGCACCGGCGGCCCGGGCCTGATGCAGCTGGTAAGGCGTGAGGATGAAGTCCTTGCAGAGCAGCGGCTGATCCACCACCTGCCGCACCTGGACGAGCACCTCGAAGCCCCCCTGGAAGAAGGTTTTGTCGGTGAGCACCGACAGACAACTGGCACCGCCTGCGGCATAGCCGCGGGCAATGGCTTCCGGGTCGAAGTCCTCCCGGATCACCCCCTTGCTGGGGCTGGCCTTCTTGATCTCGGCGATCACGGCGGGCTTGCGGCAGCTCGCCCGCAGCGCCGCCTCGAAATCACGGGTGGGCGGCAGATCGGCCACCTGGGCCCGCAGCTTCTCCAGGGGCAGCCGTGCCCTGGCGCTGGTCACCTCCCGGTCCTTGTCCCACACGATCCGCTCGAGGATGTGCCTCGGCTCGGCCTCGTCGTGGGGAATGGCGTATTCCAGGTGGGCCACCTTCACTTTGGGGTTCGGGGGGCGGCGGCGGATCTCCATCAGAGGCGGGAAGGGGCTGGGAGCAGGGTGGTGTTCTTGGGGGAGGCAGGCCCGATATCAGGCCACGGCCATGGCGGCCTGCTTGTAGGCCACCTCCACCACCTCACTGAGGGTGGGATGGGTGTGCACCTCGCTGGCCAGCTGCACCACACTCTGGCGGCGCGCCACGGCGTTGGCGATCTCCTGAATCAGGTCGGCGGCATGCAGGCCGTAGATGTGGGCGCCCAGCACTTCACCGGTGGCCTTGTTGAACAGCAGCTTCATCAGACCATCGCTCTCGAGCTCCGCCAGGGCCTTGGAGTTGGCCTTGAAATAGCTGCGCACGCTGCCCAGCTCGAAGCCATCCTTCGCCGCTAGCGCCTTGGCCTCCGCCTCGCTCAGGCCCACCGAGCTGATCTCGGGGTGGGTGAAGGTGGCGGCCGGGATGGAGCGATAGTCGATCCGCCTGCCGTGGCCGAGGATGTTGTCGATGGCCACGGTGCCCTGGGCAGCAGCGGTGTGGGCCAGCATCATCTTTCCGGTCACATCGCCCACGGCCCAGAGATGGGGCACGGGCTCACCCCCCACCAGTACGCGCATGTGGTCGTCCACGGGAATGAAGCCGCGCTCGGTTTCCACCCCCACGGCCGCCAGGTTGAGTTCGCCGCTGCTGGGCACGCGGCCGGTGGCCACCAGCACCGCGTCCACCTCCAGGGTTTCCACCAACTCCTTGGTCTGCATGTCGGCCAGCTCGATGGTCACCGGACAACCGGGGGTGACCTTGCGGGCCAGCACGCCTGCCCTGGCGTCGATGTCGCGGCCGTCGATCAGGTGGCGGGCAGCGATCTTGGCGATGTCGGGATCGAAGGTGGGCATCACCCGATCGAGGGCCTCAATCATGGTGACCTCACAGCCCAGGGCGGTGTACACATCGGCGAACTCCAGGCCGATGTAGCCGCTGCCGATGATGGCCAGCCAGCGGGGCAGCCACTCCAGGCTCACGGCCTCGTCGCTGGTGAACACGGTGCGGCCGTCGGTCTCGATGCCGCGGGGCACGAACGGCTCGGACCCGGTGGCCAGGATCACGTCACGGGCGCTGTAGGTGCGCTCCACGCCGCTGCCGCTCTCCCGCACGGTCACCTGCTGATGGCCCGCCAGGCGCCCTTTGCCCCGCAGGATGGTGGCGCCGGCCCGCTCCAGGGTCTTGGTGAGGTTGGTGCGGATCGTGGCCACCAGCTGGTTGGCGTGATCGGCGATCTTCTGGCGCTCGAAGCGCACCGGGGCGGCGTGGATGCCGAAGCCGGCCAGGTGCTCGGCATCGGCCAGCTCCCGCACCCGGCCGCTGGCGGCCAGCAGGGCCTTGGAGGGCACACAGCCGCGGTTCACGCAGGTGCCGCCCATGTCACGCCCTTCGACGATCGCCACCGTCAGCCCGTGCTCCGCCGCGTGCTTGGCCGCATCGAAACCGCCGTAGCCGGCGCCGATCACGATCACGTCGAAGTCGAAGGCGGCTGTGGAGGGGGCGTCGCTCACCGGGGGCCGTGCTCAGGTGGGGGCATTCTCCCCCGTGACCGGTCCGGCGTCAGTCCAGCGGCTGCGGGAGCTGCTGGGGATCCTGCTGCTGCTGACGCAGGCGCTCCAGCAGCAGCGGGGCGGCGGCCACCGCCACATTGAGCGACTCCACCGCCGCGCTGTGGGGGATCGTGACGCGGTGGGTGGCCCGCTGCAGCAGCTGCCCGGAGAGGCCGGCGCCCTCCTGGCCCAGCAGCAGCACCGTGGGCCGTTGCCAGTCCAGCTGCCAGTAGGGGATGGCGCCTGCCTGGGGTGGAACGGTGGCCACCACCTGCAGGGCTTCGGAGCCTGTCTCGGCGGTGCGGGCGGCGAGCTCCCCGAGCTGGTGCAGCAGCGTCTCGCGACTG
This sequence is a window from Cyanobium sp. PCC 7001. Protein-coding genes within it:
- a CDS encoding UDP-N-acetylmuramoyl-L-alanyl-D-glutamate--2,6-diaminopimelate ligase, with amino-acid sequence MTHLLHPLLRDVGLQVPEALGEATVHTISCDSRRVGPGTLFVGLPGTQVDGGAYWRSALKSGACAAVVGTAAAAADPPSTTDPVVVVEGPVARWAGLLAAAFWGEPSQRLALIGVTGTNGKTTTTHLIEHLAATAGTPAALFGTLENRWPGYAVTAQHTTAFADLLQAQLAQAADAGARIGAMEVSSHALDQQRVAGCRFAGAVFTNLTQDHLDYHPSMEAYFAAKASLFAAPLLLESATPNAVVNGDDPWGAQLARQLGERCWTSSLEDPSAHLRIDSLEMDSSGVRGRLVTPLGAGHFRSPLLGRFNLMNLLQAVGALAQQGLPLPMLLEGLASFRGVPGRMERVLAGGREDQPAVLVDYAHTPDGLENALRASRPFTRGRLICVFGCGGDRDRGKRPQMGAIAARLADRVVVTSDNPRTEDPQRILDDVVAGIPAGTELEVEVDRARAIAAAIAGAGPTDLVLIAGKGHEDYQILGTTKIHFDDREEAEKALRGITA
- a CDS encoding glutaredoxin family protein encodes the protein MTALLLYSRPGCCLCEGLEEKLRALSPAPELEVVNVDGDPALSARFGLEVPVLAWRRDGVEQLLPRVPPRLVDTALLVWLHRNGFPGGSA
- the yidD gene encoding membrane protein insertion efficiency factor YidD, with translation MPRGPSRQDAAALSAGPSRWIALVLLGLIGCYRRCLSPLLGPRCRFIPSCSAYGLEAIRRHGPWRGSWLTLRRLLRCHPFTPCGCDPVPD
- the rpsD gene encoding 30S ribosomal protein S4; translation: MSRYRGPRLRITRRLGDLPGLTRKSAKRSYPPGQHGQARRKRSEYAIRLEEKQKLRFNYGISERQLVRYVKKARAQGGSSGTNLLKLLENRLDNICFRLGFGPTVPGARQLVNHGHVTVNGRVVDIASYQCKPGDVVAIRERKQSKKLAEGNLEFPGLANIPPHLELDKAKLSAKVISKCEREWVALEINELLVVEFYSRKV
- the trpC gene encoding indole-3-glycerol phosphate synthase TrpC; this translates as MEIRRRPPNPKVKVAHLEYAIPHDEAEPRHILERIVWDKDREVTSARARLPLEKLRAQVADLPPTRDFEAALRASCRKPAVIAEIKKASPSKGVIREDFDPEAIARGYAAGGASCLSVLTDKTFFQGGFEVLVQVRQVVDQPLLCKDFILTPYQLHQARAAGADAALLIAAILSDQDMAYLLKVARSLGLAVLVEVHDAAELERVLALEGVRLIGINNRDLTSFHTDLATTEQLMEGYGAAIRERGALLVSESGLFSRDDLDRVQQAGADAVLVGEALMRQPDVTAALEALIQGG
- a CDS encoding dihydrolipoyl dehydrogenase — translated: MSDAPSTAAFDFDVIVIGAGYGGFDAAKHAAEHGLTVAIVEGRDMGGTCVNRGCVPSKALLAASGRVRELADAEHLAGFGIHAAPVRFERQKIADHANQLVATIRTNLTKTLERAGATILRGKGRLAGHQQVTVRESGSGVERTYSARDVILATGSEPFVPRGIETDGRTVFTSDEAVSLEWLPRWLAIIGSGYIGLEFADVYTALGCEVTMIEALDRVMPTFDPDIAKIAARHLIDGRDIDARAGVLARKVTPGCPVTIELADMQTKELVETLEVDAVLVATGRVPSSGELNLAAVGVETERGFIPVDDHMRVLVGGEPVPHLWAVGDVTGKMMLAHTAAAQGTVAIDNILGHGRRIDYRSIPAATFTHPEISSVGLSEAEAKALAAKDGFELGSVRSYFKANSKALAELESDGLMKLLFNKATGEVLGAHIYGLHAADLIQEIANAVARRQSVVQLASEVHTHPTLSEVVEVAYKQAAMAVA